Proteins found in one Herbiconiux sp. A18JL235 genomic segment:
- a CDS encoding DUF805 domain-containing protein, protein MTSAAPIAPASVPLDQPYYNAPFGEAVSRFWKKYAVFTGRAGRAEYWWWYLVTVIVNTVFNTAAFLLGGYGLQLDGSYAPPGAGAIVVFVLWGLWGLATLVPGFALLARRLHDTDHSALWILILLVPFVGGIIILVFTLTAPMASGKRFDA, encoded by the coding sequence ATGACATCAGCAGCGCCCATCGCGCCGGCATCCGTTCCGCTCGACCAGCCCTACTACAACGCACCGTTCGGCGAGGCGGTCTCGCGCTTCTGGAAGAAGTACGCGGTGTTCACCGGCCGCGCCGGCCGCGCCGAGTACTGGTGGTGGTACCTCGTGACCGTCATCGTGAACACGGTCTTCAACACCGCCGCGTTCCTCCTCGGCGGGTACGGCCTCCAGCTCGACGGCAGCTACGCCCCTCCCGGCGCGGGCGCGATCGTCGTGTTCGTGCTCTGGGGCCTCTGGGGGCTCGCCACCCTCGTGCCGGGCTTCGCCCTCCTCGCTCGTCGACTCCACGACACCGATCACAGCGCGCTGTGGATCCTCATCCTCCTCGTCCCGTTCGTCGGCGGCATCATCATCCTGGTCTTCACGCTCACGGCCCCCATGGCGTCGGGCAAGCGGTTCGACGCCTGA
- a CDS encoding spore photoproduct lyase family protein: MPGTVTAPLLRIRRIYAEAAALELPRGRDVVARWPEAEIVPVESHWQIPEVHGDEANVARWVRIKTEALVLGVKKSLVTRPNGRSADFIAPSTANGCAMACAYCYVPRRKGYSNPVTVFANIDQIEAHLARHIRRQGVKAEPNQCDPEAWVYDIGENSDCSADALLSENVRQLCELFRMSPTAKASFATKYVNRELLEWDPLGRTRIRFSLMPAETAKLTDIRTSPVAERIAAVNDFVDAGFEVHLNFSPVILTPTWEHDWAELLTEVDDTLHPAAKEQLAAEVIMLTHNEKLHEVNLGWHPKAEQLLWQPALQEQKVSENGAVNVRYRRELKADAVARFRSLIDRHLPSCRIRYAF; encoded by the coding sequence ATGCCAGGCACCGTCACCGCTCCGCTCCTGCGCATCCGCCGCATCTACGCCGAGGCGGCCGCGCTCGAGCTGCCGCGCGGGCGCGACGTGGTGGCGCGGTGGCCGGAGGCCGAGATCGTGCCGGTCGAGTCGCACTGGCAGATCCCCGAGGTGCACGGCGACGAGGCGAACGTCGCCCGCTGGGTGCGCATCAAGACCGAGGCGCTCGTGCTCGGCGTGAAGAAGTCGCTCGTCACGCGGCCGAACGGGCGCTCGGCCGACTTCATCGCCCCCTCCACGGCCAACGGATGCGCGATGGCGTGCGCCTACTGCTACGTTCCGCGGCGCAAGGGGTACAGCAACCCGGTGACCGTGTTCGCCAACATCGACCAGATCGAGGCGCACCTCGCCCGGCACATCAGGCGACAGGGCGTGAAGGCCGAGCCGAACCAGTGCGACCCCGAGGCGTGGGTCTACGACATCGGCGAGAACAGCGACTGCTCCGCCGACGCGCTGCTCTCCGAGAACGTGCGCCAGCTGTGCGAGCTGTTCCGCATGTCGCCGACGGCGAAGGCCTCCTTCGCCACCAAATACGTCAACCGTGAGCTGCTCGAGTGGGATCCCCTGGGCCGCACGCGCATCCGTTTCTCCCTCATGCCCGCCGAGACCGCGAAGCTCACCGACATCCGCACCTCGCCGGTCGCGGAGCGGATCGCCGCCGTCAACGACTTCGTCGACGCCGGGTTCGAGGTGCACCTCAACTTCTCGCCCGTCATCCTCACCCCCACCTGGGAGCACGACTGGGCCGAGCTGCTCACCGAGGTCGACGACACGCTGCACCCGGCGGCGAAGGAGCAGCTCGCCGCGGAGGTGATCATGCTCACCCACAACGAGAAGCTGCACGAGGTGAACCTCGGCTGGCACCCGAAGGCCGAGCAGCTGCTCTGGCAGCCCGCCCTGCAGGAGCAGAAGGTGTCGGAGAACGGCGCCGTCAACGTGCGCTACCGCCGCGAGCTCAAGGCCGACGCGGTGGCGAGGTTCCGCTCACTGATCGACCGACACCTGCCCTCCTGCCGCATCCGCTATGCCTTCTGA
- a CDS encoding TIGR03618 family F420-dependent PPOX class oxidoreductase has protein sequence MATWESTRPYFERAAVAHLATLLPDGGPHSVPVWVGVEGDGLAVFMIEGSRKDENLQRDPRVAISVTNPANPLDMASVRGVATQRLVGTEAMEVVDRIAVAYTGERYEMRSGLAAFLIRPEKPQVQNHSG, from the coding sequence ATGGCCACCTGGGAGAGCACGCGACCGTACTTCGAGCGGGCGGCAGTCGCCCACCTCGCCACTCTGCTGCCCGACGGAGGCCCGCACTCCGTGCCGGTGTGGGTCGGGGTGGAGGGTGACGGCCTCGCGGTCTTCATGATCGAGGGGTCGCGGAAGGACGAGAACCTCCAGCGCGACCCGCGGGTGGCGATCTCGGTGACGAACCCCGCGAACCCGCTCGACATGGCCTCCGTGCGGGGCGTGGCCACGCAGCGGCTCGTCGGCACCGAGGCGATGGAGGTCGTCGACCGCATCGCGGTGGCGTACACGGGCGAGCGGTACGAGATGCGCAGCGGGCTCGCCGCCTTCCTCATCAGGCCCGAGAAGCCGCAGGTGCAGAACCACTCGGGCTGA
- a CDS encoding 2'-5' RNA ligase family protein yields the protein MPSDESGREERTPIASLELLLDAQLEGRVRAEWEALSAAGLSSLAAHTSPSNRPHVTLLVRDAAAALPAAEHLAQCVERLLPLPIELSGLVLFGSGHRRVLARAVVVTEPLLRLHRDVHALAVEGRDSDRPHTRPGEWTPHLTLARRLRIDTATEALRALDEVPATDPATPMAGEIIGLRHWNAATSTVTDLSAPFPEGGIPPAGPRR from the coding sequence ATGCCTTCTGACGAGAGCGGGCGTGAGGAGCGCACCCCGATCGCGAGCCTCGAGCTGCTGCTCGATGCGCAGCTCGAGGGGCGGGTGCGAGCCGAGTGGGAAGCGCTTTCGGCCGCGGGGTTGTCGAGCCTCGCCGCCCACACCTCGCCGAGCAATCGGCCCCACGTCACCCTGCTCGTGCGCGACGCGGCGGCCGCGCTGCCCGCCGCAGAACACCTCGCTCAGTGCGTCGAACGCCTGTTGCCCCTGCCCATCGAGCTCAGCGGCCTCGTGCTCTTCGGCAGCGGCCACCGGCGGGTTCTGGCGCGCGCCGTCGTCGTGACGGAGCCGCTGCTGCGGCTCCACCGCGACGTGCACGCCCTGGCCGTGGAGGGCCGCGACTCCGACCGTCCCCACACCCGCCCGGGGGAGTGGACCCCCCACCTCACCCTCGCCCGTCGGCTGCGGATCGACACGGCCACCGAGGCGTTGCGCGCCCTCGACGAGGTGCCGGCGACCGACCCGGCGACGCCCATGGCGGGCGAGATCATCGGCCTCCGGCACTGGAACGCGGCGACCTCGACGGTCACCGATCTCTCAGCACCATTCCCCGAGGGCGGCATCCCGCCCGCCGGCCCGCGCCGCTAG
- a CDS encoding DUF2200 domain-containing protein → MSHRIFGTPFAAIYPHYVAKAERKGHTRDEVDQVIRWLTGYDEAGLDRVICDDTTLETFFAEAPALNPNAELITGVICGLRVEEIDDPLMQKIRWMDKLVDEVARGKKMGSILRG, encoded by the coding sequence ATGTCGCATCGCATCTTCGGCACACCCTTCGCCGCCATCTACCCGCACTACGTGGCCAAGGCCGAGCGCAAGGGCCACACCCGGGATGAGGTCGACCAGGTCATCCGCTGGCTCACCGGCTACGACGAGGCCGGCCTCGACCGCGTGATCTGCGACGACACGACCCTCGAGACCTTCTTCGCCGAGGCGCCCGCCCTCAACCCGAACGCCGAGCTGATCACCGGGGTGATCTGCGGCCTGCGCGTCGAGGAGATCGACGACCCGCTGATGCAGAAGATCCGCTGGATGGACAAGCTCGTCGACGAGGTCGCTCGCGGCAAGAAGATGGGCTCCATTCTGCGCGGCTGA
- a CDS encoding isoprenylcysteine carboxylmethyltransferase family protein: MAAATGGSLVAATALLLGRVPTGWIVTGPFAFRPADARRGPGVNLAVTAAQIVAFWGVFFVVIPLVITALEHRWGVGLSLAALGVVTPPVVITAVTVLGAVVFVIAGALGLWSAAIMAVRGGGTPLPSEMANRLVVVGPYRWVRNPMAVAGIVQGVAVGLMLGSWLVVAYALTGSLLWNLVVRPYEEADLEQRFGDDFRRYRAAVRCWVPSVHPYR; encoded by the coding sequence ATGGCGGCGGCGACCGGTGGGTCGCTCGTCGCCGCCACGGCGTTGCTGCTTGGTCGGGTGCCCACCGGGTGGATCGTGACCGGCCCCTTCGCCTTCAGGCCCGCGGACGCGCGCCGCGGCCCGGGCGTGAACCTCGCGGTGACGGCGGCGCAGATCGTGGCGTTCTGGGGGGTCTTCTTCGTCGTGATACCCCTGGTCATCACAGCCTTGGAGCATCGGTGGGGGGTGGGATTGTCGCTCGCCGCCCTGGGCGTGGTGACGCCCCCGGTGGTGATCACGGCAGTCACGGTGCTCGGAGCCGTCGTGTTCGTGATCGCGGGCGCACTGGGGCTCTGGTCGGCGGCGATCATGGCGGTTCGCGGTGGCGGCACGCCGCTGCCTTCCGAGATGGCCAACCGTCTGGTCGTCGTGGGCCCCTACCGCTGGGTGCGCAACCCGATGGCGGTCGCGGGGATCGTGCAGGGCGTCGCGGTCGGCCTGATGCTCGGCTCCTGGCTCGTCGTCGCCTACGCCCTGACGGGCTCCCTCCTCTGGAACCTCGTGGTGAGGCCGTACGAGGAGGCCGACCTGGAGCAGCGCTTCGGTGACGACTTCCGCCGGTACCGTGCCGCGGTGCGCTGCTGGGTGCCCTCCGTGCATCCGTATCGCTGA
- a CDS encoding zinc-binding dehydrogenase produces MTWPEGDMPVLTLSPHTVSAERRPIPPETPGEVLVEVSYLGICGTDVELLRDRSYYIEQGLASYPLVFGHEWTGIVRAVAPGVGSVIPGDAVVGQTLVTCGACGPCQSGFRSACLAHQEVGLLGRQGAAARYISMPATALTRLPEGASLRDAVLIEPAVTAMNALVTTGVRFDDRVAVTGTGTLGLLAVAMARTITRHVDVIGTTETGLELARALGAERALHPEEAADDSYTVVIEASGRPSSVAALGRMLRPGGRAALIGVVNQEVPGFLPSLVTMKGLSVHGIFHGLDHYGATAEMITAPGFPAELLIDRVLPWSEAAEAFRLLADRELERPKVLLDLTAMR; encoded by the coding sequence GTGACCTGGCCCGAGGGCGACATGCCCGTGCTCACCCTCTCCCCGCACACCGTCTCGGCGGAGCGCCGGCCGATCCCGCCCGAGACGCCGGGAGAGGTGCTCGTCGAGGTGTCGTACCTCGGCATCTGCGGCACCGATGTCGAGCTGCTGCGCGACCGCAGTTACTACATCGAGCAGGGCCTCGCCTCCTACCCGCTGGTCTTCGGCCATGAGTGGACGGGCATCGTGCGGGCGGTCGCTCCGGGCGTGGGCTCGGTGATACCGGGCGACGCGGTGGTGGGGCAGACTCTCGTCACGTGCGGAGCGTGCGGACCGTGCCAGTCGGGCTTCCGCTCGGCGTGCCTGGCGCACCAGGAGGTGGGGCTGCTCGGGCGCCAGGGCGCGGCGGCCCGGTACATCTCGATGCCGGCCACGGCCCTGACGCGACTGCCGGAGGGTGCGTCGTTGCGCGATGCGGTGCTCATCGAGCCCGCAGTGACCGCGATGAACGCGCTCGTCACCACCGGAGTACGGTTCGACGACCGGGTGGCGGTGACGGGCACGGGCACCCTGGGGCTCCTCGCCGTGGCCATGGCGCGCACCATCACGCGGCACGTCGACGTCATCGGCACCACCGAGACCGGTCTCGAGCTCGCCCGGGCACTCGGTGCCGAGCGCGCCCTGCACCCCGAGGAGGCCGCCGACGACTCCTACACGGTCGTGATCGAGGCCTCTGGGCGGCCCTCGTCGGTGGCGGCGCTCGGCCGGATGCTGCGGCCGGGCGGCCGGGCGGCGCTCATCGGCGTGGTCAACCAGGAGGTGCCCGGCTTCCTCCCGTCGCTTGTCACCATGAAGGGCCTGTCGGTGCACGGCATCTTCCACGGCCTCGACCACTACGGCGCGACCGCCGAGATGATCACGGCACCGGGCTTTCCGGCCGAGCTGCTCATCGACCGGGTGCTGCCGTGGAGCGAGGCCGCCGAGGCCTTCCGTCTCCTCGCCGACCGCGAGCTCGAGCGGCCGAAGGTGCTGCTCGACCTCACCGCGATGCGGTAG
- a CDS encoding helix-turn-helix domain-containing protein, whose protein sequence is MAHDTAPSAEVPSGSIGRLVKDARARAGLSMRALAARCEVSQPFLSQIERGHTAPSLATLYRIAAALGVSVSSLLPEAVSTPDILHVDARGGRMLPVSPEADSASGRLLTIGAGHPLEVVEYRVRPGETLGGWFTGDGEQTLFVVEGRVTVELAGEGSWVLEAGGALTHPSNVPHRWSAGAEPCHLLLAVAHRTAGDSST, encoded by the coding sequence GTGGCCCACGACACCGCACCGAGTGCCGAGGTTCCCTCCGGGTCGATCGGGCGCCTGGTGAAAGACGCGCGTGCCAGGGCCGGGCTCTCGATGCGCGCGCTCGCCGCGCGCTGCGAGGTGAGCCAGCCGTTCCTCAGCCAGATCGAGCGCGGGCACACGGCCCCCTCGCTGGCGACGCTGTACCGCATCGCCGCGGCACTCGGGGTGTCGGTGAGCTCGCTGCTGCCCGAGGCCGTGTCGACCCCCGACATCCTCCACGTCGATGCCCGTGGGGGCCGGATGCTGCCGGTCTCCCCCGAGGCAGACTCCGCCTCGGGGAGGCTGCTCACCATCGGCGCCGGCCATCCGCTCGAGGTGGTCGAGTACCGCGTGCGACCGGGCGAGACGCTCGGGGGCTGGTTCACGGGCGACGGCGAACAGACGCTCTTCGTCGTGGAGGGCAGGGTGACCGTCGAACTCGCCGGGGAGGGCAGCTGGGTTCTGGAAGCGGGGGGCGCGCTGACGCACCCGTCGAACGTGCCCCACCGCTGGAGCGCCGGCGCCGAGCCCTGCCACCTCCTGCTCGCGGTGGCGCACCGGACGGCGGGTGATTCATCGACGTGA
- a CDS encoding alpha/beta fold hydrolase codes for MTLPSGQTVGVSAAGDPLAERIVLFCLPTPGAGLFDPDPLVTSRWGVHLVTLDRPGYGSTPPLAEQGSGSGSGSGSGGRSDRTGIHDRADDLAEYLVHARVVARDSGAGDLGPVGVVGWGTGGMVALSLAARHPQLVDRVVTFQTAAPNGFVFDPSLQAVPPFGTEALGIPSDDPLLARPGLSNRLDRMLEEASLQGAAGVEADRRALVDASWSRELRSIRAEVRLAYADDMSTVDRYDGNWYRRRIRTSRVVRVSGGGALALATQWARVLAHVAPEHGGLPEHTRVGGPAERR; via the coding sequence ATGACTCTTCCCTCCGGCCAGACCGTGGGGGTCTCGGCGGCAGGCGACCCGCTCGCGGAACGGATCGTGCTGTTCTGCCTGCCGACCCCAGGGGCGGGACTGTTCGACCCCGACCCCCTGGTGACGAGTCGCTGGGGGGTGCACCTCGTGACCCTCGACCGGCCGGGCTACGGGTCGACCCCGCCGCTGGCAGAGCAGGGCTCGGGCTCGGGCTCGGGCTCAGGCTCAGGCGGGCGTTCCGACCGCACCGGCATCCACGACCGCGCCGACGACCTCGCCGAGTACCTCGTGCACGCCCGCGTGGTGGCCCGCGACTCGGGCGCAGGCGACCTGGGCCCCGTGGGTGTCGTGGGCTGGGGCACCGGCGGCATGGTGGCGCTCTCCCTCGCCGCCCGGCATCCGCAGCTCGTCGACCGGGTGGTGACGTTCCAGACCGCAGCCCCGAACGGCTTCGTCTTCGACCCCTCCCTGCAGGCCGTGCCCCCGTTCGGCACGGAGGCGCTCGGCATCCCCTCCGACGACCCGCTGCTCGCCCGCCCGGGCCTCAGCAACCGCCTCGACCGGATGCTCGAAGAAGCGTCGCTGCAGGGAGCCGCCGGAGTCGAGGCCGACCGACGCGCCCTCGTCGACGCGTCGTGGTCGAGGGAGCTGCGCAGCATCAGGGCCGAGGTTCGCCTCGCCTACGCCGACGACATGAGCACCGTCGACCGCTACGACGGCAACTGGTACCGGCGTCGCATCCGCACCTCCCGTGTGGTGCGGGTGAGCGGCGGGGGCGCCCTGGCTCTCGCCACCCAATGGGCGCGCGTGCTGGCGCACGTCGCTCCCGAGCACGGCGGGCTGCCCGAGCACACCCGCGTAGGCGGGCCGGCCGAACGGCGCTGA
- a CDS encoding NAD-dependent epimerase/dehydratase family protein — protein sequence MTDRHVIVGAGPVGRHVAELLADRGSEVVVVTRSGRDTGIPGVAGVRADAGDAEALTRVTDGASVLYNCANPGDYTQWETSWPPLAASLLETARRTGAVYAVTGNLYPYGPVDGPMTESLPDAATDHKGRLRARMWAEAKAEHEAGRMRAVEVRGSDYVGPGVGANGHVTRLLPTARLGKRASVIGDPDQPHSFTDVLDVARLLVAAAEDPSAHGRVWHVPTNAPRTQRQALTEVLAAGGLPPVAVSRIPAPFLKLGALFSPMLRELGELSYQWTRPYVLDDSESRAHFGMEPTPWGEVCERTIAPYRLAQPA from the coding sequence ATGACCGATCGACACGTCATCGTGGGAGCAGGGCCCGTCGGGCGCCACGTCGCAGAACTGCTGGCCGACCGCGGCTCGGAGGTGGTCGTCGTCACGCGCTCCGGCCGCGACACGGGCATTCCCGGTGTCGCCGGCGTGCGGGCCGACGCCGGCGACGCCGAAGCCCTGACACGAGTGACCGACGGGGCGTCGGTGCTCTACAACTGCGCCAACCCCGGCGACTACACACAGTGGGAGACGAGCTGGCCGCCTCTCGCCGCTTCCCTGCTCGAGACCGCCCGCCGCACGGGAGCGGTCTACGCCGTCACGGGCAACCTCTACCCGTACGGGCCCGTCGACGGCCCGATGACCGAGTCGCTTCCGGATGCGGCGACCGACCACAAGGGCCGGCTGCGGGCGCGCATGTGGGCCGAGGCGAAGGCCGAGCACGAGGCCGGGCGGATGCGGGCGGTCGAGGTGCGCGGCTCCGACTACGTGGGGCCGGGAGTCGGAGCCAACGGGCACGTCACGCGCCTGCTCCCCACGGCCCGCCTGGGCAAGCGGGCGAGCGTGATCGGCGATCCCGACCAGCCGCACAGCTTCACCGACGTGCTCGACGTGGCCAGGTTGCTCGTCGCCGCCGCCGAAGACCCCTCGGCGCACGGGCGGGTCTGGCACGTGCCCACGAACGCGCCGCGCACCCAGCGCCAGGCGCTGACCGAGGTGCTCGCCGCCGGTGGGCTGCCTCCCGTGGCGGTGAGCCGCATCCCGGCGCCGTTCCTGAAGCTCGGCGCGCTGTTCTCGCCGATGCTGCGCGAGCTCGGCGAGCTGTCGTACCAGTGGACGCGGCCCTACGTGCTCGACGACTCGGAGTCGCGCGCCCACTTCGGAATGGAGCCGACGCCGTGGGGCGAGGTGTGCGAGCGCACCATCGCGCCGTACCGGCTGGCCCAGCCGGCGTAG
- a CDS encoding LacI family DNA-binding transcriptional regulator — translation MNRPRIPRQSDIARLAGVSQATVSMVLNDRAGANRIPESTQERIREAMAELGYVPNIAAQSLRGGRSGLIGVHTFERVFPTAPDNYYREFLNGIEERAVESGLDLVLFASTQKADGTRSIYGSGSNRMRLADGAIILGFETNDDEIARLADEGFPFVFIGHREVAGVTIPYVTADYAAAMAPVVRMLATAGHRHVTYLAAPLRGFAQRERLDGFERAAAGELDEVVVEVCDLTEVTADRVRRLLDKGSTAVVVETFDLARALRAALDDAGLAAPADLSVVSLDSDPRGEGPFSHLRVPRREMGRRAVELLLAVIEGDERPSLAEPVHCAPPGGDTIAAPVHHEPATTRSA, via the coding sequence GTGAACCGCCCCCGCATCCCCCGCCAGAGCGACATCGCCCGGCTCGCCGGCGTGTCGCAGGCGACGGTGTCGATGGTGCTGAACGACCGGGCGGGCGCCAACCGCATCCCCGAGAGCACGCAGGAGCGCATCCGCGAGGCGATGGCCGAACTCGGCTACGTACCGAACATCGCGGCGCAGTCGCTCCGCGGCGGGCGAAGCGGCCTCATCGGCGTGCACACCTTCGAGCGGGTCTTCCCCACCGCCCCCGACAACTACTACCGCGAGTTCCTCAACGGCATCGAGGAGCGGGCCGTCGAGAGCGGCCTCGACCTGGTGCTGTTCGCCTCGACGCAGAAGGCCGACGGCACGCGCAGCATCTACGGCTCGGGCAGCAACCGCATGCGACTCGCCGACGGCGCCATCATCCTGGGCTTCGAGACCAACGACGACGAGATCGCCCGGCTCGCCGACGAGGGCTTCCCCTTCGTGTTCATCGGCCACCGCGAGGTCGCCGGGGTCACCATCCCCTACGTCACCGCCGATTACGCCGCCGCCATGGCACCGGTGGTGCGGATGCTCGCCACGGCCGGCCATCGTCACGTCACCTACCTCGCAGCGCCCCTCCGCGGCTTCGCCCAGCGCGAGCGACTCGACGGCTTCGAGCGCGCGGCCGCGGGCGAGCTCGACGAGGTCGTCGTCGAGGTCTGCGATCTCACCGAGGTGACCGCCGACCGGGTGCGTCGGCTCCTCGACAAGGGCAGCACGGCCGTCGTGGTCGAGACATTCGACCTGGCTCGCGCGCTGCGGGCGGCGCTCGACGACGCCGGCCTGGCCGCCCCCGCCGACCTGTCGGTGGTGAGCCTCGACTCCGACCCGCGCGGGGAGGGCCCGTTCAGCCACCTCAGGGTTCCGCGCCGCGAGATGGGCCGGCGTGCCGTCGAGCTGCTGCTCGCCGTGATCGAGGGCGACGAGCGCCCGAGCCTCGCCGAACCCGTGCACTGCGCCCCTCCCGGCGGCGACACGATCGCGGCGCCGGTGCACCATGAGCCCGCCACGACCCGCTCGGCCTGA
- a CDS encoding TetR/AcrR family transcriptional regulator: MEAAPPRAKTARALAREQITADILAAARVRLAEEGPAALSLRAVARDVGMVSSAVYRYFASRDELLTALLVLAYDDLGAAAETADAAVADRGAVRERWAAVIVAIRGWALANPGDYALLYGSPVPGYAAPQTTVEPATRVIVAILGIVIDAYRAGTLVVAPGPAAPGSPEESAERATVAGAIDFVRFRGLVDEREEVPLELVVRTLMAWTTVFGTLSFELFGHLVGSVSDLDGYYALLTERLASDLGFTLP, from the coding sequence ATGGAAGCAGCACCACCCCGAGCGAAGACCGCACGAGCGCTGGCGCGCGAGCAGATCACCGCCGACATCCTGGCCGCCGCCCGGGTTCGCCTCGCCGAGGAAGGGCCGGCTGCCCTGTCGCTGCGCGCCGTCGCGCGCGACGTCGGCATGGTCTCCTCGGCCGTCTACCGCTACTTCGCCAGTCGCGACGAGCTGCTCACCGCTCTGCTCGTGCTCGCCTACGACGACCTGGGTGCCGCGGCGGAGACGGCGGATGCGGCAGTCGCCGACCGCGGCGCCGTGCGAGAGCGCTGGGCGGCGGTGATCGTCGCCATCCGGGGCTGGGCGCTCGCGAACCCCGGCGACTACGCCCTGCTCTACGGCTCCCCCGTTCCCGGATACGCCGCCCCGCAGACCACGGTGGAACCCGCCACCCGGGTGATCGTGGCGATCCTCGGCATCGTGATCGACGCCTATCGCGCCGGAACCCTCGTCGTGGCTCCGGGCCCGGCGGCGCCCGGGTCACCGGAGGAGAGCGCCGAGCGGGCCACGGTGGCCGGAGCGATCGACTTCGTACGGTTCCGGGGTCTCGTCGACGAGCGGGAGGAGGTTCCGCTCGAACTCGTCGTGCGCACGCTCATGGCCTGGACCACCGTCTTCGGCACGCTCTCGTTCGAGCTGTTCGGCCATCTCGTCGGCTCGGTCTCCGACCTCGACGGCTATTACGCCCTCCTCACCGAGCGGCTCGCCTCCGATCTCGGGTTCACGCTCCCCTGA
- a CDS encoding NtaA/DmoA family FMN-dependent monooxygenase (This protein belongs to a clade of FMN-dependent monooxygenases, within a broader family of flavin-dependent oxidoreductases, the luciferase-like monooxygenase (LMM) family, some of whose members use coenzyme F420 rather than FMN.), whose amino-acid sequence MKQIVLGAFEIVGPTFLSNAWSHPDSDTSAFTSLAYWQELARALDAGGFDFLFFAEALGYPMSAEGASEVALREGVQFPVLEPLSLITGLAATVDRLGFVVTTSTTAERPFTNARRFSTVDHLTAGRIGWNIVTSDNQEAMVKLLGEKGVTPHDERYRRADEFVDLSLKLWEGSWEDGALVMRKEDRELVDLDRLHEIEHHGEHFDLEGYYPVPPSPQRTPTLFQAGASARGKDFAATYAECVFIQERSIDKGAELVRELRARAASHGRDPGSLRLVNGLSVVVAPTEAEARRRREELTTAPSREAMGALFMGWSGVDLLSLDPDATLAEIRTEVGQSLLAQYQDPELTVGGVLDRLRETMGGYKVTGTPESVARQIEEIVVETDVDGFLVEHSVGGVATYRDFIDQVMPLLRDRGLLPDEPRRGTLREMLTGGTARLPADHPGARYTV is encoded by the coding sequence ATGAAGCAGATCGTGCTGGGCGCCTTCGAGATCGTGGGCCCCACCTTCCTCAGCAACGCCTGGAGCCACCCCGACTCCGACACCTCGGCCTTCACCTCGCTCGCCTACTGGCAGGAACTGGCGCGGGCCCTCGACGCAGGCGGCTTCGACTTCCTGTTCTTCGCCGAGGCACTCGGCTACCCCATGTCGGCGGAGGGCGCCTCCGAGGTGGCGCTGCGCGAGGGGGTGCAGTTCCCCGTGCTCGAACCGCTCAGCCTCATCACCGGGCTCGCTGCGACGGTCGACCGGCTCGGCTTCGTGGTGACGACCTCGACGACCGCTGAGCGGCCTTTCACGAACGCCCGTCGCTTCTCGACGGTCGACCATCTCACCGCCGGCCGCATCGGCTGGAACATCGTCACCTCCGACAACCAGGAGGCGATGGTGAAGCTGCTCGGCGAGAAGGGCGTGACTCCCCACGACGAGCGCTACCGCCGCGCCGACGAGTTCGTCGACCTCTCGCTGAAGCTCTGGGAGGGGTCGTGGGAGGACGGCGCCCTGGTGATGCGCAAGGAGGATCGCGAACTCGTCGACCTCGACCGCCTGCACGAGATCGAGCACCACGGCGAGCACTTCGACCTCGAGGGCTACTACCCGGTTCCCCCGTCGCCCCAGCGCACGCCCACGCTGTTCCAGGCCGGGGCCTCCGCCCGCGGCAAAGACTTCGCGGCCACCTACGCCGAGTGCGTGTTCATCCAGGAGCGCAGCATCGACAAGGGAGCCGAGCTGGTGCGGGAACTCCGCGCCCGGGCAGCCTCGCACGGTCGCGACCCGGGGTCGCTGCGACTCGTGAACGGCCTGTCGGTCGTCGTGGCGCCCACCGAGGCCGAAGCGCGGCGCCGGCGCGAGGAGCTGACGACGGCACCGAGCCGCGAAGCCATGGGCGCGCTGTTCATGGGCTGGAGCGGCGTCGACCTGCTCTCGCTCGACCCCGACGCGACCCTCGCCGAGATCCGCACCGAGGTCGGCCAGTCGTTGCTCGCGCAGTATCAAGACCCCGAGCTCACCGTGGGCGGGGTGCTCGACCGGCTGCGCGAGACGATGGGCGGCTACAAGGTGACCGGCACCCCCGAGAGCGTCGCCCGGCAGATCGAGGAGATCGTCGTGGAGACCGACGTCGACGGGTTCCTCGTCGAGCACTCGGTGGGCGGCGTGGCGACCTACCGCGACTTCATCGACCAGGTGATGCCCCTGCTGCGCGATCGCGGCCTCCTGCCCGACGAGCCCCGGCGCGGCACGCTTCGCGAGATGCTCACCGGGGGAACGGCGCGGTTGCCCGCCGACCACCCCGGCGCCCGGTACACGGTGTAG